One Channa argus isolate prfri chromosome 15, Channa argus male v1.0, whole genome shotgun sequence DNA segment encodes these proteins:
- the angptl8 gene encoding angiopoietin-like protein 8, which produces MIWGMCLIFVAGGLRFVHAGLIKNTGEIEDKTAPQEEVNVLMFGVIQFSESLNYVYETTEAKIAKIGQALKNHEGTLQKLGKQTEQAAEVEKQIKEVIELLQAQMVKQQAQTKMTKDWLARMEEEEIELKTKVKRLEVYLNNSTPTSIKELQARAEEHSNILKGLEHLTHFQKENIETQNKQLSKLQKIVN; this is translated from the exons ATGATCTGGGGCATGTGCCTGATTTTTGTGGCTGGGGGTCTCAGATTTGTACATGCTGGCCTGATCAAGAACACTGGCGAGATAGAGGATAAGACTGCACCACAGGAAGAAGTCAACGTGCTCATGTTTGGTGTCATACAGTTCAGTGAATCCCTTAACTATGTTTATGAAACCACTGAAGCAAAGATAGCAAAAATCGGCCAGGCTTTGAAGAACCATGAGGGGACTCTTCAAAAGCTGGGGAAGCAAACAGAGCAGGCTGCTGAGGTGGAAAAACAGATTAAAGAAGTGATAGAGCTGCTGCag GCCCAGATGGTCAAGCAACAGGCTCAAACCAAGATGACGAAAGACTGGCTGGCCagaatggaggaggaagagattGAGCTGAAGACGAAGGTGAAGAGGTTGGAGGTGTATCTCAACAACTCAACCCCCACTAGCATTAAAGAGTTGCAG GCAAGAGCCGAGGAACACTCCAACATCCTGAAAGGTTTAGAGCATTTAactcatttccaaaaagaaaatattgagaCTCAGAATAAGCAGCTCTCAAAACTACAAAAGATAGTAAATTAG